The Pseudodesulfovibrio cashew genomic sequence CGACGGAATCCCCACTTGCCGCGTTGTGCCTTCGAAACTCTGGCAGGCATTCCCTTCATGGAAGGCAACTCTCTGGAATTGCTCGAGGATGGCAAGGCTACCTTCGATGCCATTTTCAAGGCAGTAGAAAGCGCTGAGCACTACATCTTCCTCCAATTCTTCATTGTCCACGATGACGGACTGGGCAGAAGCCTCAAAGACCTGCTCCTACGGAAAGCCCGGCAGGGAATCCGTATCCACTTCCTGTATGATGAGATCGGCTGCCACGACACTCCCGCCGCCTACTGGGAAGAGTTGCGGTCAAGCGGCGTCCAAGCCCACCCCTTCCATACCACGCGGGGATGGGGCAACAGGTTGCAGCTCAATTTCCGAAACCACCGCAAAATAGTAGTCGTGGACGGACACACCGCCTTTGTGGGCGGGCACAACGTGGGAGACGAATACCTCGGCATAACAAAGAAATTTAACGGGTGGCGCGACACGCACCTGCGCATCAGCGGCCCGGCTCTGCTGGGAGTGCGCATGAGTTTTGCCCGAGACTGGTACTGGGCCACAGGTGAGATGCTGGAGTTGGACATGACCGTGCCCCCGGTGGCAGGTGATGCCGACGTACTGACTCTGGCCACGGGGCCCGCCGACGAACTGGAATCCTGCTCTCTCATGTTCATCCGCGCCATCAACGCGGCCCGCAAGCGGTTCTGGATCGCCAGTCCCTACTACGTACCGGACAGCGCAGTGACCAAGGCACTTCAACTGGCGGCCATGCGCGGCGTG encodes the following:
- the cls gene encoding cardiolipin synthase — encoded protein: MFETDIHFLLSALSAAYTVIEITAIINAVFAVRDTRTPQGAVAWAISLVTFPVLTLPLYWVFGRRKFHGYVDVMREGEERFRELVGDDHPLPAIKRLSERRNPHLPRCAFETLAGIPFMEGNSLELLEDGKATFDAIFKAVESAEHYIFLQFFIVHDDGLGRSLKDLLLRKARQGIRIHFLYDEIGCHDTPAAYWEELRSSGVQAHPFHTTRGWGNRLQLNFRNHRKIVVVDGHTAFVGGHNVGDEYLGITKKFNGWRDTHLRISGPALLGVRMSFARDWYWATGEMLELDMTVPPVAGDADVLTLATGPADELESCSLMFIRAINAARKRFWIASPYYVPDSAVTKALQLAAMRGVDIRIMLPEKADHLLVYLAGYACLHDLDIPGIRVYRYNQGFLHQKVFLADNTLAGVGTANLDNRSFRLNFELTMLVENAAFNRQIKEMLERDFARCEETDTKEYDRKNIVYQTAVKCARLLSPIL